From the Lathyrus oleraceus cultivar Zhongwan6 chromosome 3, CAAS_Psat_ZW6_1.0, whole genome shotgun sequence genome, the window TAACTTGTTCAATATACCCTTCAATTGCCTCTGCTTCGCCTGTTCCTCGTCTGTCACTTTACCAACCTCATACTTCTTCTCAGCTTTGTGCATCATCTGCATAGGAGATTGAGAAGGAGATGGAATTAAACCCCTCTGCTGGAAGCTAACACTACGCTGCCACCTTTCACCATCAGCGCTATTTCTTTGCATTCCTCCCTGATTTACCATGGATTGCATTGGCCCAGAGAGAATCCCTCCCCCATATTGCATTCCCTGTGGGCGTAGATTCCTTAAAACGCCAAAATTGCCTACTTGGCTAGGTCTAAGTCCTGTACTACCTCCACTACCAATAACACCATACGCTTTACTCCATTTATCGTCCTCAATAACACCACTCCCACGACGATCCATCAAAGCCTCCATGTCTGCCGAGATTTCAAACCCTTCAGGAAGATCAGTGCAATGCTCTGCAAATTTCAAAAGAAAATCTCGAGAGTATTTCTTTTCAGTAACTGCACTGTCGTCGCTAACCAGTTGAGTTTTATTTGATACTTCTAGTTTCGGTGTGGACATGTCAGCGACATCCTCCCAGTCCTCAAGTTCAGCCTTACTCTGCATGCATTGTTCATTTGCAACTACATTTGGCTGAGAAGCATCCACAGGCAACTGCTTCAAATTTCCAGAAGAAACACATCCAGTATTCTCCGAACTGACAACAGCCTCTTCCTTTTCCTCAGGTCGCTTATATGCGTTATAAAGATCAAATGTCATCCCAGCAGCATCTGCTTTCAGAAGAACCTCTTTTCGtttcttttttccttttgatGAAGCTTTCACTTTACTTGGCTCTAAACTTGGTCGGTCCATAGTACTTGGTGCACCTGGAAGAGACACCGAGCCACTGCCAACAATAGCATCCTCTGAACTATCCTTGCAATGTTTTGAAGCTGTTTCTAAATGATCGGAAGATTGTCGATATGATGGGCCAAAATTTGTAGAAATAGCTTCATTACTATTTACACTATCATTTCTGTTTAAAGAGTTACCTTTAGAATCCAATGTAGTAGAGGTAGACGTGTTTAAATTATCGGCCATCCTGTCACATTCTGTGATGTAACTTGCAGATCCACCCTGCCCTTGCTGTCCAGTCTCTAAAGTTACATCCTCAGTGTTTAACTCTGTAACACTAACACCCTGTTTGAGTTGATTAAATTCTGTCCCGCCGTCACGAACATTTTTACATCCCTGAAGAGTTGAAACGGTCTGTCTTAATTGTTTATCCTCTTGGGATAATTCATCTACCTTAGCACTGTTATGATTGTTCAAACTAACGGCTTGAGTAACAGGTCCTCCAACTGAAACACAAGCAGAGACTTGTCTAGAACAAATGGTCTTTTCCTCAAGTGACACAGAAGGCAGGCTCTCACTGGCAGCTGATAATGTGCCTGAAGCTGCTGCTGATAAATCTTCACAGGCAATTGCTGCAGAATGTGTTTTAGTTCCTACAACTTCAGAAGCTACACAATCATAGGTACCACCATCAACAGCTAGAGAAGGTTCATTGGCCACAGCAGAAGATTGTACAGCCACCTGTGTGgggaaaaataaaaataaaaagattcACAAGACTTGAACCAAACTGAGAACAAATTAGCAAAAGGATATTTGATTAGCTAGCACTTTTGTACCTGATGCTGCAATTGTCCTTTCTTCTGATTATCCTTCAAAGAATTTGACCTACTAAGAGATTCCTTGTTTTTGCCCTCGTTTTTGGATACATCTGAAACCATATTCTTACTCAAGACAGATGAAGAAGGCAACAAGGACGCTGATGTAAGCTTCTCAGAAGATGCAACAGTAGATTGTTGGGAAGAGATTTCAGAACAAGTACCAGACTCCTTTGGTGGCAAAGAAGCGCTGGCATCACTAGATGTTACCACGGAATTAGGAGATCCATCTTTTTTAGCACCAGAAATTGAATCGGAAAATGATGAGATCACAACGCCAGACCCACTTGGCTTTATAGACACATAAGAGGCTCCTGACACAGTTGATGAGATTGCATTCGGCACATCACGGGAAAATTCCCGATTAGGTGGTTCAACAATGCCAGAAATAGAAGCGACGGTTTTATTAACAGGCAGGGAATTATGAGACACTGAATTCACGAAACCAACATTTTGCGGACCACGATTCACTGTATAATTTAATCTTGGGGGCTGGGTAGTGGGGGTTATCTGGCTATTTGATAATGGAAGAGAACTAGGAGTTTGATAAAAGGGAGAATTGGGTTGATAGTAACTGATAGGATGCGAAGCAGGAAATGACTGGACAGGCGGAGATTGAGAAGGGATGCCAGAATGAGGCCTAGCACCAGATGACCCACCATCTGAATATGCATTGGCCCTTTTATCAAGTCTAAGCTCTTCGTGGGTATCAGGGTGAGTTATTTTCACTGGAGTAGTTTTACGAGGAGCAGCATATTTTCCTCCTTGCTGAGGAGAATATTGTGGGTTGATGCCCATACCAATGTTGCCTAACTGATGGGCCATTTGATGACCAATTTGAGGAGTGAAACCCATATTTTGGCCTTGATGCATGATTCCTTGAGGATGGACAGAATGGGGTTGAAGACTTGGAACGAATACTTGGTGTTGCATTTGGTGTTGCATTTGCGCAGCATTTCCAATTGGTAAAGGCATCTGAAGAGATGTTGACATACTTCGAGGTTGAATCTGTGGATTAGGAACACCAAAGTGCACAGGTGCATGTGACTCGTGATATGGCATTGCCATTGACATCCCAGTTATAGGAATAACAGAAGGCTTGTGCATCAAGCTTGGTGGAGGTAAATGTGACGATTGAGTATCCTTTTTTGCCCTTGTACCAGTATGAATCTCCCCACCCTTAGATTGGTCGACGACACCTGTATCCTTATTAGCTGGCAGCTGCTTTGGAACAGGAAGCTGCTTTGGAACAGGAGGTGTCGGCACAGAAGGCGCAGGTTTTGAAGAATCATGACGAGCCTGAATGTTGAGATTAGataacaaaaaaataaaattatttgCATTGATTGCTATGAAAGCAAGCAGACAATATCAACTTCAAGACTACGTTAAAAAGAAATTTGATGCACTGCTTTTTCAGCTTCTATTTCGGGAAAATGATACACAACAAACTTTCAAAGGTATTAGTGGTGTCAGAATCAGGGCCCACCATTACATCCTCTTTCCTTCTTAAGGATAAGGTAGTGTTGATAAATCTATATTATTTACAAATAACAAGATGAAAGGGAAAAAGAAATAACACACCTGATCACGCTTTTGCTCATCTATATTAGGAGGGGCCGAGCTTGTGCGAGCAGGAATCTGCATACATTATAACAGAAGAGATTAACTCCCCCTACAATTCTAGGCGTTGATTAATACTAAACTACAGGTGCATGTTAAGTAATTTGCAAATGAGAAACTTACAGTCATCACATTCATAATGCCAGGACTAATAGATCCAAATTGGAAAGGGAATGCTTTGGATGCATCACCTGGGAAAGATAGCATAATCAGATCACTCTCACAAGCCACAAATAATAAGTTAGAAAAAGTTGTTTTTTCAACTATGACCCAATAGAAACCAAAAATGTTATGACACATCTTATGTGCTACATAAAAACCTGAATGAGTGGTAATAACATACCCTTAGCAGGGGTCGTAGGAGCTGCTGAATCGGAAATCACGGAAGGAGGTTGAGAAATAGGAGCTTTAGGAACAACCCTGGTGCTCCTCTGGGCAGCTGATGTTTCAGATGGCTTGGTAGTTGCACTTGTAACTGATGCATCAGACCCTCCTATGATAAAACATAGATAAGTTTCATACATTAGAAACAATCAATCACATTTGACCAAACATTCAATTTCAACCAAACAACATTACATAAAAAAATCACTAAAAAAAACTATTATAAGGTCCAAGCTTACCATGAAATTGCGGTTGTACATGGGAACCATTTGGTGTTGCTCGGACTACAGAAGCATAATTTAACTCAGCTGAATTCGCATTTGCCGGGGTAGGCTTTACCATAGGCGGCCCACCTTGTGCATGATTATTAGACTTCTTATTAAAACTAACACAAACAACAACCAGTATCAAAATGTTGAAGGAAGgtaaagaaataaaaacaaatcatacAATATAA encodes:
- the LOC127127888 gene encoding eukaryotic translation initiation factor 4G isoform X3: MSFNQSKSDKSDTAHRRSARSASFNQHRGNSGGSYVKAGTGAAAPSPALSSSRSFNKKSNNHAQGGPPMVKPTPANANSAELNYASVVRATPNGSHVQPQFHGGSDASVTSATTKPSETSAAQRSTRVVPKAPISQPPSVISDSAAPTTPAKGDASKAFPFQFGSISPGIMNVMTIPARTSSAPPNIDEQKRDQARHDSSKPAPSVPTPPVPKQLPVPKQLPANKDTGVVDQSKGGEIHTGTRAKKDTQSSHLPPPSLMHKPSVIPITGMSMAMPYHESHAPVHFGVPNPQIQPRSMSTSLQMPLPIGNAAQMQHQMQHQVFVPSLQPHSVHPQGIMHQGQNMGFTPQIGHQMAHQLGNIGMGINPQYSPQQGGKYAAPRKTTPVKITHPDTHEELRLDKRANAYSDGGSSGARPHSGIPSQSPPVQSFPASHPISYYQPNSPFYQTPSSLPLSNSQITPTTQPPRLNYTVNRGPQNVGFVNSVSHNSLPVNKTVASISGIVEPPNREFSRDVPNAISSTVSGASYVSIKPSGSGVVISSFSDSISGAKKDGSPNSVVTSSDASASLPPKESGTCSEISSQQSTVASSEKLTSASLLPSSSVLSKNMVSDVSKNEGKNKESLSRSNSLKDNQKKGQLQHQVAVQSSAVANEPSLAVDGGTYDCVASEVVGTKTHSAAIACEDLSAAASGTLSAASESLPSVSLEEKTICSRQVSACVSVGGPVTQAVSLNNHNSAKVDELSQEDKQLRQTVSTLQGCKNVRDGGTEFNQLKQGVSVTELNTEDVTLETGQQGQGGSASYITECDRMADNLNTSTSTTLDSKASKHCKDSSEDAIVGSGSVSLPGAPSTMDRPSLEPSKVKASSKGKKKRKEVLLKADAAGMTFDLYNAYKRPEEKEEAVVSSENTGCVSSGNLKQLPVDASQPNVVANEQCMQSKAELEDWEDVADMSTPKLEVSNKTQLVSDDSAVTEKKYSRDFLLKFAEHCTDLPEGFEISADMEALMDRRGSGVIEDDKWSKAYGVIGSGGSTGLRPSQVGNFGVLRNLRPQGMQYGGGILSGPMQSMVNQGGMQRNSADGERWQRSVSFQQRGLIPSPSQSPMQMMHKAEKKYEVGKVTDEEQAKQRQLKGILNKLTPQNFEKLFEQVKAVNIDNAVTLTGVISQIFEKALMEPTFCEMYANFCFHLAAALPDLSQDNEKITFKRLLLNKCQEEFERGEREQEEADKADEGEVKQSDEEREAKRSKARRRMLGNIRLIGELYKKRMLTERIMHECIKKLLGQCQNPDEEDIEALCKLMSTIGEMIDHPKAKEHMDVYFERIKLLSNNMSLSSRVRFMLKDTIDLRRNRWQQRRKVEGPKKIEEVHRDATQERQSQAGRLGRGMGISAARRVPMDYGSRGSSILSPPNAQMGGLPTQVRGYGSQDVRGYGSQDVRGYEKQSYEARTLSIPLPQRTLADESINLGPQGGLARGMSIRGPPAVSSSTGLNGYSNLSEQASYNSREDHPPRYVSDRFSGPNAYDQSSVPEQNMNYSNRDLRNVNNRILDKPVSNPPPTQAQETSGSHNTSSEKGLSEERLQNMSMAAITEYYSARDVSEVVLCVKDLNSPSFHPSMVSVWVTDSFERKDTQRELLAKLLIDLVKLHGGTLSQAQLIKGFESVLSTLEDVVTDAPKAPEFLGRIFAKAITEHVVSLKEIGRLIRDGGEEPGRLIQIGLAADVLGSTLEVIQIEKGDAFLTEIQTSSNLQLQTFQPPGPTKSRKLDKFI
- the LOC127127888 gene encoding eukaryotic translation initiation factor 4G isoform X2, with product MSFNQSKSDKSDTAHRRSARSASFNQHRGNSGGSYVKAGTGAAAPSPALSSSRSFNKKSNNHAQGGPPMVKPTPANANSAELNYASVVRATPNGSHVQPQFHGGSDASVTSATTKPSETSAAQRSTRVVPKAPISQPPSVISDSAAPTTPAKGDASKAFPFQFGSISPGIMNVMTIPARTSSAPPNIDEQKRDQARHDSSKPAPSVPTPPVPKQLPVPKQLPANKDTGVVDQSKGGEIHTGTRAKKDTQSSHLPPPSLMHKPSVIPITGMSMAMPYHESHAPVHFGVPNPQIQPRSMSTSLQMPLPIGNAAQMQHQMQHQVFVPSLQPHSVHPQGIMHQGQNMGFTPQIGHQMAHQLGNIGMGINPQYSPQQGGKYAAPRKTTPVKITHPDTHEELRLDKRANAYSDGGSSGARPHSGIPSQSPPVQSFPASHPISYYQPNSPFYQTPSSLPLSNSQITPTTQPPRLNYTVNRGPQNVGFVNSVSHNSLPVNKTVASISGIVEPPNREFSRDVPNAISSTVSGASYVSIKPSGSGVVISSFSDSISGAKKDGSPNSVVTSSDASASLPPKESGTCSEISSQQSTVASSEKLTSASLLPSSSVLSKNMVSDVSKNEGKNKESLSRSNSLKDNQKKGQLQHQVAVQSSAVANEPSLAVDGGTYDCVASEVVGTKTHSAAIACEDLSAAASGTLSAASESLPSVSLEEKTICSRQVSACVSVGGPVTQAVSLNNHNSAKVDELSQEDKQLRQTVSTLQGCKNVRDGGTEFNQLKQGVSVTELNTEDVTLETGQQGQGGSASYITECDRMADNLNTSTSTTLDSKETASKHCKDSSEDAIVGSGSVSLPGAPSTMDRPSLEPSKVKASSKGKKKRKEVLLKADAAGMTFDLYNAYKRPEEKEEAVVSSENTGCVSSGNLKQLPVDASQPNVVANEQCMQSKAELEDWEDVADMSTPKLEVSNKTQLVSDDSAVTEKKYSRDFLLKFAEHCTDLPEGFEISADMEALMDRRGSGVIEDDKWSKAYGVIGSGGSTGLRPSQVGNFGVLRNLRPQGMQYGGGILSGPMQSMVNQGGMQRNSADGERWQRSVSFQQRGLIPSPSQSPMQMMHKAEKKYEVGKVTDEEQAKQRQLKGILNKLTPQNFEKLFEQVKAVNIDNAVTLTGVISQIFEKALMEPTFCEMYANFCFHLAAALPDLSQDNEKITFKRLLLNKCQEEFERGEREQEEADKADEGEVKQSDEEREAKRSKARRRMLGNIRLIGELYKKRMLTERIMHECIKKLLGQCQNPDEEDIEALCKLMSTIGEMIDHPKAKEHMDVYFERIKLLSNNMSLSSRVRFMLKDTIDLRRNRWQQRRKVEGPKKIEEVHRDATQERQSQAGRLGRGMGISAARRVPMDYGSRGSSILSPPNAQMGGLPTQVRGYGSQDVRGYGSQDVRGYEKQSYEARTLSIPLPQRTLADESINLGPQGGLARGMSIRGPPAVSSSTGLNGYSNLSEQASYNSREDHPPRYVSDRFSGPNAYDQSSVPEQNMNYSNRDLRNVNNRILDKPVSNPPPTQAQETSGSHNTSSEKGLSEERLQNMSMAAITEYYSARDVSEVVLCVKDLNSPSFHPSMVSVWVTDSFERKDTQRELLAKLLIDLVKLHGGTLSQAQLIKGFESVLSTLEDVVTDAPKAPEFLGRIFAKAITEHVVSLKEIGRLIRDGGEEPGRLIQIGLAADVLGSTLEVIQIEKGDAFLTEIQTSSNLQLQTFQPPGPTKSRKLDKFI
- the LOC127127888 gene encoding eukaryotic translation initiation factor 4G isoform X1, which gives rise to MSFNQSKSDKSDTAHRRSARSASFNQHRGNSGGSYVKAGTGAAAPSPALSSSRSFNKKSNNHAQGGPPMVKPTPANANSAELNYASVVRATPNGSHVQPQFHGGSDASVTSATTKPSETSAAQRSTRVVPKAPISQPPSVISDSAAPTTPAKGDASKAFPFQFGSISPGIMNVMTIPARTSSAPPNIDEQKRDQARHDSSKPAPSVPTPPVPKQLPVPKQLPANKDTGVVDQSKGGEIHTGTRAKKDTQSSHLPPPSLMHKPSVIPITGMSMAMPYHESHAPVHFGVPNPQIQPRSMSTSLQMPLPIGNAAQMQHQMQHQVFVPSLQPHSVHPQGIMHQGQNMGFTPQIGHQMAHQLGNIGMGINPQYSPQQGGKYAAPRKTTPVKITHPDTHEELRLDKRANAYSDGGSSGARPHSGIPSQSPPVQSFPASHPISYYQPNSPFYQTPSSLPLSNSQITPTTQPPRLNYTVNRGPQNVGFVNSVSHNSLPVNKTVASISGIVEPPNREFSRDVPNAISSTVSGASYVSIKPSGSGVVISSFSDSISGAKKDGSPNSVVTSSDASASLPPKESGTCSEISSQQSTVASSEKLTSASLLPSSSVLSKNMVSDVSKNEGKNKESLSRSNSLKDNQKKGQLQHQVAVQSSAVANEPSLAVDGGTYDCVASEVVGTKTHSAAIACEDLSAAASGTLSAASESLPSVSLEEKTICSRQVSACVSVGGPVTQAVSLNNHNSAKVDELSQEDKQLRQTVSTLQGCKNVRDGGTEFNQLKQGVSVTELNTEDVTLETGQQGQGGSASYITECDRMADNLNTSTSTTLDSKGNSLNRNDSVNSNEAISTNFGPSYRQSSDHLETASKHCKDSSEDAIVGSGSVSLPGAPSTMDRPSLEPSKVKASSKGKKKRKEVLLKADAAGMTFDLYNAYKRPEEKEEAVVSSENTGCVSSGNLKQLPVDASQPNVVANEQCMQSKAELEDWEDVADMSTPKLEVSNKTQLVSDDSAVTEKKYSRDFLLKFAEHCTDLPEGFEISADMEALMDRRGSGVIEDDKWSKAYGVIGSGGSTGLRPSQVGNFGVLRNLRPQGMQYGGGILSGPMQSMVNQGGMQRNSADGERWQRSVSFQQRGLIPSPSQSPMQMMHKAEKKYEVGKVTDEEQAKQRQLKGILNKLTPQNFEKLFEQVKAVNIDNAVTLTGVISQIFEKALMEPTFCEMYANFCFHLAAALPDLSQDNEKITFKRLLLNKCQEEFERGEREQEEADKADEGEVKQSDEEREAKRSKARRRMLGNIRLIGELYKKRMLTERIMHECIKKLLGQCQNPDEEDIEALCKLMSTIGEMIDHPKAKEHMDVYFERIKLLSNNMSLSSRVRFMLKDTIDLRRNRWQQRRKVEGPKKIEEVHRDATQERQSQAGRLGRGMGISAARRVPMDYGSRGSSILSPPNAQMGGLPTQVRGYGSQDVRGYGSQDVRGYEKQSYEARTLSIPLPQRTLADESINLGPQGGLARGMSIRGPPAVSSSTGLNGYSNLSEQASYNSREDHPPRYVSDRFSGPNAYDQSSVPEQNMNYSNRDLRNVNNRILDKPVSNPPPTQAQETSGSHNTSSEKGLSEERLQNMSMAAITEYYSARDVSEVVLCVKDLNSPSFHPSMVSVWVTDSFERKDTQRELLAKLLIDLVKLHGGTLSQAQLIKGFESVLSTLEDVVTDAPKAPEFLGRIFAKAITEHVVSLKEIGRLIRDGGEEPGRLIQIGLAADVLGSTLEVIQIEKGDAFLTEIQTSSNLQLQTFQPPGPTKSRKLDKFI
- the LOC127127888 gene encoding eukaryotic translation initiation factor 4G isoform X4 — its product is MVKPTPANANSAELNYASVVRATPNGSHVQPQFHGGSDASVTSATTKPSETSAAQRSTRVVPKAPISQPPSVISDSAAPTTPAKGDASKAFPFQFGSISPGIMNVMTIPARTSSAPPNIDEQKRDQARHDSSKPAPSVPTPPVPKQLPVPKQLPANKDTGVVDQSKGGEIHTGTRAKKDTQSSHLPPPSLMHKPSVIPITGMSMAMPYHESHAPVHFGVPNPQIQPRSMSTSLQMPLPIGNAAQMQHQMQHQVFVPSLQPHSVHPQGIMHQGQNMGFTPQIGHQMAHQLGNIGMGINPQYSPQQGGKYAAPRKTTPVKITHPDTHEELRLDKRANAYSDGGSSGARPHSGIPSQSPPVQSFPASHPISYYQPNSPFYQTPSSLPLSNSQITPTTQPPRLNYTVNRGPQNVGFVNSVSHNSLPVNKTVASISGIVEPPNREFSRDVPNAISSTVSGASYVSIKPSGSGVVISSFSDSISGAKKDGSPNSVVTSSDASASLPPKESGTCSEISSQQSTVASSEKLTSASLLPSSSVLSKNMVSDVSKNEGKNKESLSRSNSLKDNQKKGQLQHQVAVQSSAVANEPSLAVDGGTYDCVASEVVGTKTHSAAIACEDLSAAASGTLSAASESLPSVSLEEKTICSRQVSACVSVGGPVTQAVSLNNHNSAKVDELSQEDKQLRQTVSTLQGCKNVRDGGTEFNQLKQGVSVTELNTEDVTLETGQQGQGGSASYITECDRMADNLNTSTSTTLDSKGNSLNRNDSVNSNEAISTNFGPSYRQSSDHLETASKHCKDSSEDAIVGSGSVSLPGAPSTMDRPSLEPSKVKASSKGKKKRKEVLLKADAAGMTFDLYNAYKRPEEKEEAVVSSENTGCVSSGNLKQLPVDASQPNVVANEQCMQSKAELEDWEDVADMSTPKLEVSNKTQLVSDDSAVTEKKYSRDFLLKFAEHCTDLPEGFEISADMEALMDRRGSGVIEDDKWSKAYGVIGSGGSTGLRPSQVGNFGVLRNLRPQGMQYGGGILSGPMQSMVNQGGMQRNSADGERWQRSVSFQQRGLIPSPSQSPMQMMHKAEKKYEVGKVTDEEQAKQRQLKGILNKLTPQNFEKLFEQVKAVNIDNAVTLTGVISQIFEKALMEPTFCEMYANFCFHLAAALPDLSQDNEKITFKRLLLNKCQEEFERGEREQEEADKADEGEVKQSDEEREAKRSKARRRMLGNIRLIGELYKKRMLTERIMHECIKKLLGQCQNPDEEDIEALCKLMSTIGEMIDHPKAKEHMDVYFERIKLLSNNMSLSSRVRFMLKDTIDLRRNRWQQRRKVEGPKKIEEVHRDATQERQSQAGRLGRGMGISAARRVPMDYGSRGSSILSPPNAQMGGLPTQVRGYGSQDVRGYGSQDVRGYEKQSYEARTLSIPLPQRTLADESINLGPQGGLARGMSIRGPPAVSSSTGLNGYSNLSEQASYNSREDHPPRYVSDRFSGPNAYDQSSVPEQNMNYSNRDLRNVNNRILDKPVSNPPPTQAQETSGSHNTSSEKGLSEERLQNMSMAAITEYYSARDVSEVVLCVKDLNSPSFHPSMVSVWVTDSFERKDTQRELLAKLLIDLVKLHGGTLSQAQLIKGFESVLSTLEDVVTDAPKAPEFLGRIFAKAITEHVVSLKEIGRLIRDGGEEPGRLIQIGLAADVLGSTLEVIQIEKGDAFLTEIQTSSNLQLQTFQPPGPTKSRKLDKFI